One genomic region from Esox lucius isolate fEsoLuc1 chromosome 24, fEsoLuc1.pri, whole genome shotgun sequence encodes:
- the LOC114832769 gene encoding ladderlectin-like yields MGVIMVFLLLIATFSLGDARPSRCNRGWQKFGSRCFRFEEILRSWTEAERHCQSLGGHLASVHSWKESRFLETLTVDSPLTWIGGNDGGRPELRKDRSWSWTDGSGFNYHEWAQGEPNNYNGVREPCIQMNFGEKHRWNDEVCEKRFASVCSRRR; encoded by the exons ATGGGAGTGATAATGGTTTTCCTGCTTCTCATTGCTACATTTTCTCTGGGAGATGCGA GGCCATCCAGATGTAATCGGGGATGGCAAAAGTTTGGATCCCGCTGCTTCCGTTTTGAAGAGATTCTGAGGTCATGGACTGAGGCAGAG CGTCACTGTCAGTCTCTTGGTGGACACCTGGCCTCAGTACACAGCTGGAAGGAGTCTAGGTTCCTGGAGACGTTGACTGTAGATTCACCTTTGACCTGGATTGGAGGAAATGATGGTGGTCGGCCAGAGTTGAGAAAG GACAGGAGCTGGTCCTGGACTGATGGCTCTGGATTTAATTACCATGAATGGGCACAAGGGGAACCCAACAACTATAATGGTGTCAGAGAGCCGTGTATTCAGATGAACTTTGGAG aaaaacatcGCTGGAACGACGAAGTCTGTGAGAAGCGCTTTGCATCGGTCTGCTCCAGACGCCGTTGA